The sequence CGGAGGACCGTCCCGCCGAGGGGTCCGGGAGGCAGCACCGCACGCCCGCGCTCGAGCGTCATGACCTGCTGCGGGTCGAGCCCGGCCAGCCGGTCGGCGAGCATCCGGTCGCCGACGCCCCACTGCTGCAGCGCGTCGAGGTCCACGGCGAGCGCGTCGTCGGGGTCCCCGTCGCGCTCCCCGAGCGTGATCTGCAGCCGCTGGCGAAGGTATCCCTTGGCGGGGTGCACGAGCATGCGCACGAGGTCGTCGAGGGCGACATCACCGGGCTCCACCGGTGGCAGCGGCCGGCTGAAGAGCGGCGGCGGCTCCTGGCGCTCGCGGACGGCGGCGACGGCACCGCAGTGGGCCCGCGGGTCGAAGCTGAACGGCCCGGGTCGGCCCAGCGCCCCGGGGACGAAGCTGCGGGCGTCGAACGGCTGCAGCGGGTGGCGGGTGGTGACCGCGTCGCGGACCCGGCCGCCGCCGGGCACGGCCGCCGTGCGGTCGAGGGCGTCGAGGAGCTCGCCGAGGGGGACCGCGGGCGGCACGGCCGCACCCGTCCGCTCGTCGGCCCCGGTGTAGGTGATGACGAGGGTGTCGCCGGCGGCGCACACGGCGTCCAGGAGCAGCTGCCGGTCCTCGCTGCGCGGGTCCCGGTCGCCCACCTCGGGGTCGCGGGCGAGCAGGTCGTCGCCGTCGCGCACCGTCTGCCGCGGGAACGTGCCGTCGTCCAGCCCCAGCAGCACGACCACCCGGTGGGGGACCGAGCGCATCGGCACGAGGGTGCAGACCGTCAGCGCGCCGGTGCGGAACCCGGCCTTGGTCGGCCGCCCGGCCAGGGCACCTCGCAGCACCGGTCGCAGCTCGACCAGCGAGAGCGACGCGCCGGGACGGTCGGCCGCGGTGCCCGCCCCGGAGCCCACGCCCGTGCTGGCTCCGTCCTCGTCACCCTCCGCCCCCTCGACCAGCGCCTCGAGGAGCACGTCGCGGAGCTGGAGCTCCTGCCACGCCCCGTCGGCCTCGTGCGCCGCGAGCTGCAGGACGGCCTCCTCGAGCAGGTCGGCCCAGGCCTCCGGCGTGCGGGCGACCGCCATGCCGGCGTGCGCCGCGTCGAGACGGTCGAGCAGCTCGGCGAAGCGCCCCGCCAGGTCGATGTCGCTGGAGTCGACGTCGTCGAGCGGGACGAGCCCGCCGAGGGTGGCGGCCTCCATACCCTGGCCGGGGTCGACGGCAGCGCCGAGAAGGATGCGGTCGATCCCGCGGCGCCAGGTTCCGTCCGGCACCCGCTGCAGCGACCAGCCGGCGCGGTGCCCCTCGTGCAGGCCCCACCGGGTCCCGCTCGCCGCCGTCCAGTCCCGGAGGCGCTCGAGCTCGTCGTCGTCGAAGCCGAAGCGCCGGGCCACGGCCGGGTGGCCGGCGAGGTCCAGCACCTCGGTCGCGGTGAGGCGTGCGGTGCCGAGGTCGAGCAGCCGGTCCAGGACGGCCAGCAGGGGGTTGGCCTGGTGCAGCGCCCGGTCGGCGACCCGCACGCGCAGCCGGGCGGCGGGGTGGGTGCCGTCGGTGCTGCCGGCCTCCTCGCCGCGCGTCGCGAAGGCGGCGGCGAGCAGCGGCGCGAAGGCCTCGACGTCCGGGCACATGACGAGGACGTCGCGCGGCTCGAGGGTCGGGTCGTCGGCGAGCAGCCCGACGACCACCTCGCGCAGCACCTCCACCTGCCGGGTCCGGCCGTGGCACGCGTGCACCTGCACGCTGCGGTCGGCGGGGTCGAGCGCCGGCGGGTCCGCCGGGACGCGGTCGAGCGCCAGGTCCTCGCGCAGCCGCGAGAGCAGGTCGGACCCCGCCCGTCCGGAGGGGTGGTGCACGTCGGCGTGGTCCGGGACGTGGGCCCCCAGGAGGTGCTGCAGCTCCCGGAGGTCCCGTGACAGCGAGGCCAGCAGGGGGTTGCCGAGGGACGTCCCCGTGTTGTCGTCGGCGCGGCGCACGACCGGGCCGGACCCGGCAACGTGCTCCCACAGGGCCGGGGAGGCGTGGTGCAGCCACAGGTGCACCTCCCGGTGCTCCGCGAGGGCAGCCATGACGTCCAGGTCGACCCGGCTGAGACGGCTGGCGCCGAACACCGAGACCCGGCGGGGGACGTCGAGGTCGTCCGGCCGGCGGCGGACGACGTCGCAGACCTCGGCCTGCAGGTCGACCGGTGAGGTCCCGAGCTCCTCGCGCAGCCGGTTCCACAGCAGGTGCTGCCACAGCTCGTACGTGCCCAGCGGGCCCCCGTCGGGCAGGACGGGGTGCCCGGCGGCCCACCGACGCAGCATCTGCGGCCGGTTGCGGGCGTAGGAGTGGAAGAGGCGGGCGACCGAGGCGGCCAGGCTCAGGCGGCGTCCGGTGCTCTGGGACGGGACCGGCTGGCCCTCCAGGTAGAGGTGGCGGCGCAGGACCCGGGCCCAGTCCTCGGTCACGGCGTCGTCGACCGCCCGCAGCAGGGGCCACACCAGCCGTTCGGGGGTCCAGGCCTGCAGGGCCTCCGTCTGCTCGGGGGCCACGGTCGCCGTGGCCCGGGTCAGCAGGCGGTACGGGGAGGGGAACTCCACGCCGGCGCAGACGCCGTCCTGCGAGCCGGACGCCCCGAGACGGTGGGCCAGCCGCTGTGCCAGCCACCGCTCGACACCCCGCGCCGGGACGGCGACGAGCTCGGTGGCGAACGGGTCGTCCAGGGGGGTGGCGAGCAGCTCGGCGAGCGCGTCGGCGAGCACGGTCGCGCTCTCGGCGCGATGCACCACCAGCACCCGTCACCACCTCCTCTCGTCGTCGCCCCGCACCGTACAGAGCGGCCGGGACACAACCCGGCGGCCATCCACGGACCCCGCCCGTCCACAGGGCGGGTCAGCCGACGAGGGTCTCCAGCACGCGCGCCGCGGCCGCGGCCACGAGCGCGTCGCTGCGCTCGGCGTCCTCCTCGGCCCTGCTCGTCATGACGGCCACCACCACTGGGCCGCCGCCGGGAGGGCGCACCACGGCGATGTCGTTGCGCGTGCCGTACCGCCCCGACCCGGACTTGTCACCGACGGTCCAGCCCTCCGGGACGGCCGCACGCACCAGAGCCGCGCCGGTGGTGCTGCCCTCGAGCCAGTCGTTCAGGACAGCCCGGTCCGCGTCGTCGAGGGCGTCCCCCACGGCGAGGGCCGCCAGCGTGGTCGCCATGGCGCGGGGGCTGCTCGTGTCACGGGGGTCCCCGGGCACCGCCTCGTTGAGGCCGGGCTCCAGGCGGTCGACCTCCGTCACGGTGTCGCCGAGCGACCGCAGGGCCTGCTCCAGACCTGCGGGCCCGCCCAGGCGAGCGATGACCATGTTGGCGGCGGAGTTGTCGCTCTCCTGCGCGGCCGCGGCGGCCAGCTCGTCGAGGGTCATCGTCGTGCCGACTCGCCGCTCGGTGACGGGGGAGTAGGGAGCGGTGATGTCGGCCGCCGTGACGGGTACCGGCTCGTACAGCTGCTCCGGTGTGGTGCGGTCGAGGAGCACGCCGACCGCGAGGGCCTTGATGGTGGAGGCGTAGGCGAAGCGCTCGTCCGCGCGGTGCTCGACGCTGCGACCGGTGACGGTGTCGACCGCGTAGACGCCGATGCGGGCGTCGTGCTTGTCCTCGAGGTCGGCCAGGTCGACGACGACCGGGGCGGGGGCCACGCTCGCGGTCGGGTCCGAAGGAAGTGCGCTACCCGACACAGCCGGCTCCGGAACCGGACCGCTCGCTGCGGGCGACGGACCTGGAGCGCTGGCCGCCCGCTCTCGCGGCTCTCGTGGGTCCGCGTCGAGGGAGCAGGCCGTCAGGACGCCGGCTGCCGCGAACAGCGCCGCGGCTGTGGCAACTCGGCGTCCGAGCGTCATCCGGTGAGGCGGTTGCTGCTCGTGAGCAGA comes from Aquipuribacter hungaricus and encodes:
- the recC gene encoding exodeoxyribonuclease V subunit gamma is translated as MLVVHRAESATVLADALAELLATPLDDPFATELVAVPARGVERWLAQRLAHRLGASGSQDGVCAGVEFPSPYRLLTRATATVAPEQTEALQAWTPERLVWPLLRAVDDAVTEDWARVLRRHLYLEGQPVPSQSTGRRLSLAASVARLFHSYARNRPQMLRRWAAGHPVLPDGGPLGTYELWQHLLWNRLREELGTSPVDLQAEVCDVVRRRPDDLDVPRRVSVFGASRLSRVDLDVMAALAEHREVHLWLHHASPALWEHVAGSGPVVRRADDNTGTSLGNPLLASLSRDLRELQHLLGAHVPDHADVHHPSGRAGSDLLSRLREDLALDRVPADPPALDPADRSVQVHACHGRTRQVEVLREVVVGLLADDPTLEPRDVLVMCPDVEAFAPLLAAAFATRGEEAGSTDGTHPAARLRVRVADRALHQANPLLAVLDRLLDLGTARLTATEVLDLAGHPAVARRFGFDDDELERLRDWTAASGTRWGLHEGHRAGWSLQRVPDGTWRRGIDRILLGAAVDPGQGMEAATLGGLVPLDDVDSSDIDLAGRFAELLDRLDAAHAGMAVARTPEAWADLLEEAVLQLAAHEADGAWQELQLRDVLLEALVEGAEGDEDGASTGVGSGAGTAADRPGASLSLVELRPVLRGALAGRPTKAGFRTGALTVCTLVPMRSVPHRVVVLLGLDDGTFPRQTVRDGDDLLARDPEVGDRDPRSEDRQLLLDAVCAAGDTLVITYTGADERTGAAVPPAVPLGELLDALDRTAAVPGGGRVRDAVTTRHPLQPFDARSFVPGALGRPGPFSFDPRAHCGAVAAVRERQEPPPLFSRPLPPVEPGDVALDDLVRMLVHPAKGYLRQRLQITLGERDGDPDDALAVDLDALQQWGVGDRMLADRLAGLDPQQVMTLERGRAVLPPGPLGGTVLRTLGPRVEVLAGCAGPLLQADPDAVDVSVDLGDGTLLTGTVAGVHDGTLVGVVYSTLGPKHRLTAWLHLLALAACHPQRQWRAVTVGRGSGRDKDACATSTLGPVDGPVALDLLRQMVQVHRAGLARPLPLPLKTGETYAAHRSRGRRPASARTAAATMWDDGRFPGERSDPEHQLLLGGAAGLEDLVAERAEPSDHDARGWPHDEEGDRFGVLARRVWGPLIAHEVSEVSA
- the bla gene encoding class A beta-lactamase; this encodes MAPAPVVVDLADLEDKHDARIGVYAVDTVTGRSVEHRADERFAYASTIKALAVGVLLDRTTPEQLYEPVPVTAADITAPYSPVTERRVGTTMTLDELAAAAAQESDNSAANMVIARLGGPAGLEQALRSLGDTVTEVDRLEPGLNEAVPGDPRDTSSPRAMATTLAALAVGDALDDADRAVLNDWLEGSTTGAALVRAAVPEGWTVGDKSGSGRYGTRNDIAVVRPPGGGPVVVAVMTSRAEEDAERSDALVAAAAARVLETLVG